A region of Streptomyces sp. NBC_01267 DNA encodes the following proteins:
- a CDS encoding MarR family transcriptional regulator, with product MATENFSAALRAPASASSVPSIVHPMAAPGYGKRSAPDQAPRRTDDFLLLPERERYIAAFIDRLPEGAAMTVKTLARQLPRYGQQAVSTALTALSVAGYLRRIRRLAGDGDQVRWVFRTFWSRTARDNEWWTTFLAAEDGRSPSETQVSASPAPPAPAPPAVPQQPEPDPASDPAPDPAPHPGRPSPAYDALSQLGCTDPRLALSAADCATLEGLAQEWLERGATPAHLVQALTAGLPTEPIISPRGFVRRRLTDKKPPHRPTTNTTTVTPPRLLVECTKCGNPGRPEALPDGLCRTCRPGTPTPPEPAASAVAHHVHQRVDALRALTRTP from the coding sequence GTGGCTACCGAGAATTTTAGCGCCGCCCTGCGCGCGCCCGCATCCGCATCATCCGTACCCTCCATCGTTCATCCGATGGCAGCTCCCGGCTACGGCAAGCGGTCCGCTCCGGACCAGGCTCCCCGGCGTACGGACGACTTCCTGCTTCTGCCCGAGCGTGAGCGGTACATCGCCGCGTTCATCGACCGGCTGCCCGAGGGCGCGGCGATGACGGTCAAGACCCTCGCCCGGCAACTCCCGCGCTACGGGCAGCAAGCTGTCAGCACGGCCCTCACGGCGCTGTCCGTCGCCGGATACCTGCGGCGCATCCGCCGCCTGGCCGGAGACGGCGACCAAGTCCGCTGGGTCTTCCGCACGTTCTGGTCGCGGACCGCACGCGACAACGAGTGGTGGACCACCTTCCTTGCCGCCGAGGACGGCCGATCCCCGTCCGAGACGCAGGTATCGGCGAGCCCCGCGCCCCCCGCGCCCGCGCCGCCCGCCGTACCGCAGCAGCCGGAACCAGACCCTGCATCAGACCCGGCACCGGACCCGGCACCACACCCCGGCCGCCCCTCGCCCGCGTACGACGCACTGTCCCAACTCGGCTGCACCGACCCCCGGTTAGCCCTCTCGGCTGCCGACTGCGCAACCCTGGAAGGTCTCGCACAGGAGTGGCTGGAGCGCGGCGCCACGCCCGCCCACCTCGTCCAGGCCCTCACCGCAGGACTCCCCACCGAACCGATCATCTCGCCCCGGGGCTTCGTCCGCCGCAGGCTCACGGACAAGAAGCCACCACACCGGCCCACCACCAACACCACCACAGTCACACCGCCGCGCCTGCTGGTGGAATGCACCAAGTGCGGCAACCCCGGCCGCCCCGAAGCACTCCCCGACGGTCTCTGCCGCACCTGCCGCCCCGGTACGCCGACCCCACCCGAACCGGCCGCATCGGCGGTAGCGCACCACGTACACCAACGGGTCGACGCCCTGCGCGCCCTGACCCGGACCCCGTAA
- a CDS encoding cupin domain-containing protein, whose translation MEIIKGAGTWAHPGAVGNDWVEQLRTSDLSVGTYCIPVGGRDTQSPHTEDEIYVVTAGRAKITTPDRTAEVGPGAVIFVPAGEEHRFIDVTEDLALLVVFGPAFGSRTSES comes from the coding sequence GTGGAGATCATCAAGGGTGCCGGGACGTGGGCGCATCCCGGCGCAGTGGGCAACGACTGGGTCGAGCAGTTGCGGACGTCGGATCTGTCCGTGGGCACGTACTGCATCCCGGTCGGAGGACGCGATACCCAGAGCCCTCATACCGAGGACGAGATCTACGTCGTCACCGCCGGGCGCGCCAAGATCACGACGCCCGACCGGACGGCCGAGGTGGGCCCCGGAGCGGTGATCTTTGTACCGGCCGGTGAGGAGCACCGATTCATCGACGTGACCGAAGACCTGGCGTTGCTCGTGGTGTTCGGTCCCGCCTTCGGATCGCGCACGTCCGAGTCGTAG
- a CDS encoding transporter substrate-binding domain-containing protein, with amino-acid sequence MKRKLFAAALTGSALVTLAAVSGCGSDSWPTGDSVEIGVKSDQPGTGFMGDYPPRSGFDIKVAQVAADALGKKPDFKSVPSEDRQTDLDEKHPTVDLVVATYSINNERLKGSNGLPAHDFAGPYAITYQGFLVKKGGPPIKRADYFKGRPVCAWQGTTSYETLKQGVPGVNAMSKPTAKQCIEELESGRVDAVSTDQLLLYGFTHVHRDLEVVKSVTVGDAQYYGVGIPRGHRGACNKIKDALKKYVNSTGWSQDFKTELPDATAIAAEPNWEVDFKPTDAQIDTYSCRDGV; translated from the coding sequence GTGAAACGGAAACTGTTCGCTGCCGCCCTGACGGGAAGCGCGCTGGTCACCCTGGCGGCCGTCTCCGGATGCGGGTCGGATTCATGGCCCACGGGGGACTCCGTGGAGATCGGGGTGAAGAGCGACCAGCCGGGCACGGGCTTCATGGGCGACTATCCGCCCCGCTCCGGATTCGACATCAAGGTTGCCCAGGTGGCGGCCGACGCGCTCGGCAAGAAGCCCGACTTCAAGAGTGTGCCGTCGGAGGACCGTCAGACGGATCTGGACGAGAAGCACCCCACGGTCGACCTCGTCGTTGCCACGTACTCGATCAACAACGAGCGTCTGAAGGGCAGCAACGGTCTGCCCGCGCACGACTTCGCCGGACCGTACGCCATTACCTACCAGGGCTTCCTCGTGAAGAAGGGCGGCCCACCGATCAAGCGGGCCGACTACTTCAAGGGCAGGCCGGTCTGCGCCTGGCAGGGCACCACCTCCTACGAGACGCTGAAGCAGGGTGTGCCGGGTGTGAACGCGATGTCGAAACCCACGGCCAAGCAGTGCATCGAGGAACTGGAGAGCGGACGCGTCGACGCCGTCTCCACCGACCAGCTGCTGCTCTACGGGTTCACCCACGTCCACCGCGACCTGGAGGTCGTCAAATCGGTGACGGTCGGAGACGCCCAGTACTACGGCGTCGGAATTCCCCGAGGGCATCGCGGAGCGTGCAACAAGATCAAGGACGCCCTCAAGAAGTACGTGAACTCGACCGGCTGGTCACAGGACTTCAAGACCGAGCTGCCGGACGCCACCGCCATCGCCGCCGAACCGAACTGGGAGGTCGATTTCAAGCCCACCGACGCCCAGATCGACACGTACTCGTGCCGGGACGGGGTGTAG
- a CDS encoding LacI family DNA-binding transcriptional regulator, with the protein MSRESAAPSAMPTLEDVARAAGVSRATVSRVVNGIRNVDPAIQQAVRDAVAATGYTPNRAARSLVTRRAETIALVVSGAGDASEEEQNAFASGVFADPFFGRVAAGVVGYLRPRSMHPVLMFAETSAARAQVVSYLRQGSADGALIVSTHAEDPLPGMIAAAGLPAVLFARPAEAVPISYVDLAHQDGAALAADHLLARGCRRPVTIAGPQDVPAGRQRLAGFQESMSRQGHPSVPVAEGGFTLHSGAEAMARLLAEHPDLDGVFAANDLMAQGACQVLREHGRQVPADVAVVGFDDSSVAAACRPPLTTVRQPVEEMAAEMARLLQERIEHPGREVTSVVFQPRLVVRESA; encoded by the coding sequence ATGAGCAGAGAGTCCGCGGCCCCGTCCGCCATGCCGACCCTGGAAGACGTGGCGCGTGCGGCGGGGGTCTCCCGTGCGACCGTCTCCCGCGTCGTCAACGGCATCCGCAACGTCGACCCCGCGATCCAGCAGGCCGTCCGCGACGCCGTGGCCGCGACCGGGTACACGCCGAACAGAGCCGCCCGGTCCCTGGTGACCCGGCGCGCCGAGACCATCGCGCTCGTGGTGTCGGGGGCCGGGGACGCCTCGGAGGAGGAGCAGAACGCCTTCGCCTCGGGCGTGTTCGCCGATCCGTTCTTCGGGCGGGTGGCCGCCGGGGTGGTCGGATACCTGAGGCCGCGCTCCATGCACCCCGTGCTGATGTTCGCCGAGACCTCCGCCGCCCGTGCCCAGGTCGTCAGCTACCTGCGGCAGGGCAGCGCCGACGGAGCGCTGATCGTGTCCACCCATGCCGAGGACCCGCTGCCCGGGATGATCGCGGCGGCCGGACTGCCCGCCGTCCTGTTCGCACGGCCCGCCGAGGCCGTACCGATCAGCTACGTGGACCTCGCCCACCAGGACGGGGCCGCACTGGCCGCCGACCATCTGCTGGCCCGCGGCTGCCGGCGGCCGGTGACGATCGCGGGTCCCCAGGACGTGCCCGCCGGACGCCAGCGGCTGGCCGGGTTCCAGGAGTCCATGTCCCGGCAGGGCCACCCGTCCGTACCGGTCGCCGAGGGCGGCTTCACGCTGCACAGCGGGGCCGAGGCGATGGCCCGGCTGCTGGCCGAACACCCGGACCTCGACGGGGTGTTCGCGGCCAACGACCTGATGGCGCAGGGCGCGTGCCAGGTACTGCGGGAGCACGGCAGGCAGGTCCCCGCCGACGTCGCCGTGGTCGGCTTCGACGACAGCTCGGTGGCGGCGGCCTGCCGCCCCCCGCTGACCACCGTGCGGCAGCCGGTCGAGGAAATGGCGGCGGAGATGGCCCGGCTGCTCCAGGAACGCATCGAGCACCCGGGCCGGGAGGTCACGTCGGTGGTCTTCCAACCCCGGCTGGTGGTACGGGAATCGGCCTGA
- a CDS encoding discoidin domain-containing protein has translation MPHPPTRTARRAVAPFAAAALLTGALIALQAPSAHAAGSVVKVTGSQGDWSLTVDGAPYTVKGLTWGPSVNDAAKDMPDVASMGVNTVRTWGTDATSKPLFDAAAANGVKVIAGFWLQPGGGPGSGGCVNYLTDTTYKNDMLAEFPKWVDTYKDNPGVLMWNVGNESTLGLQNCYSGDELEAQRNAYTSFVNDIAKRIHQVDPDHPVTSTDAWTGAWPYYKRNAPDLDLYAVNAYNAVCNVKSDWEQGGYDKPYIVTETGPAGEWEVPDDANGVPDEPTDVQKAAGYTKAWDCVTGHRGVALGATMFHYGTEDDFGGVWFNLVPDGQKRLSYYAVKKAYGGNTSGDNTPPVITDMTVADATSGVAAGSDVRISTRTTDPDGDRITYQVLFSSNYIDQDKGLVPVGSTDNGDGTLTAKAPDKVGVYKVYVKATDGRGNVGIETRSLRVVAPKPNGTNVALGRSATASSFQTDPTGGCPCGPANAVDGKFDTRWASDWSDPQWLQVDLGTRTTFTHVQLAWEPAYAKGYEIQTSDDGTNWTTVTSVTDGNGNIDDLDVNGTGRYVRMLGTARGTGYGYSLYEFGIYG, from the coding sequence ATGCCCCATCCCCCCACCCGCACGGCGAGACGCGCCGTCGCACCGTTCGCCGCAGCGGCCCTGCTCACCGGCGCCCTGATCGCCCTCCAGGCACCCTCGGCGCACGCGGCCGGGAGCGTAGTGAAGGTGACCGGCTCGCAGGGCGACTGGTCGCTGACGGTGGACGGTGCGCCGTACACGGTCAAAGGCCTGACCTGGGGCCCGTCCGTCAACGACGCGGCCAAGGACATGCCCGACGTGGCGTCCATGGGCGTCAACACCGTCCGCACCTGGGGTACGGACGCGACGAGCAAGCCGCTGTTCGACGCGGCTGCGGCCAACGGCGTCAAGGTCATCGCCGGTTTCTGGCTCCAGCCGGGCGGCGGTCCGGGCAGCGGCGGCTGCGTCAACTACCTGACCGACACCACGTACAAGAACGACATGCTCGCCGAGTTCCCGAAGTGGGTCGACACCTACAAGGACAACCCGGGCGTACTGATGTGGAACGTCGGCAACGAGTCGACGCTCGGCCTCCAGAACTGTTACAGCGGCGACGAGTTGGAGGCCCAGCGCAACGCCTACACCAGCTTCGTCAACGACATCGCGAAGAGGATCCACCAGGTCGATCCCGACCACCCGGTCACCTCGACCGACGCGTGGACGGGCGCCTGGCCCTACTACAAGCGGAATGCCCCCGACCTCGACCTCTACGCGGTGAACGCGTACAACGCGGTCTGCAACGTCAAGTCGGACTGGGAGCAGGGCGGTTACGACAAGCCGTACATCGTGACCGAGACCGGCCCGGCGGGCGAGTGGGAGGTGCCCGACGACGCGAACGGTGTCCCCGACGAGCCCACCGATGTGCAGAAGGCCGCGGGCTACACCAAGGCGTGGGACTGCGTCACCGGTCACCGGGGGGTCGCGCTCGGCGCCACGATGTTCCACTACGGCACCGAGGACGACTTCGGCGGCGTCTGGTTCAACCTGGTGCCCGACGGCCAGAAGCGGCTGTCGTACTACGCGGTGAAGAAGGCGTACGGGGGCAACACCTCGGGCGACAACACCCCGCCGGTGATCACGGACATGACCGTCGCCGACGCCACCAGCGGTGTCGCCGCCGGCAGTGACGTACGGATCAGCACGAGGACCACCGATCCGGACGGTGACCGGATCACGTACCAGGTGCTCTTCAGCAGCAACTACATCGACCAGGACAAGGGGCTCGTCCCGGTCGGCAGCACGGACAACGGCGACGGCACGCTCACCGCGAAGGCGCCCGACAAGGTGGGGGTCTACAAGGTCTACGTGAAGGCCACGGACGGCCGGGGCAACGTCGGCATCGAGACCAGGTCGCTGCGGGTGGTGGCGCCGAAGCCGAACGGTACGAACGTGGCCCTGGGCAGGAGCGCCACCGCTTCGTCCTTCCAGACCGACCCGACGGGCGGCTGCCCGTGCGGTCCGGCCAACGCCGTGGACGGCAAGTTCGACACCCGGTGGGCCAGTGACTGGAGCGACCCGCAGTGGCTCCAGGTCGACCTGGGGACCCGCACCACCTTCACGCACGTGCAGTTGGCCTGGGAGCCGGCGTACGCCAAGGGGTACGAGATCCAGACCTCGGACGACGGCACGAACTGGACCACGGTCACGTCCGTGACGGACGGCAACGGCAACATCGACGACCTCGACGTGAACGGCACGGGCCGGTACGTCCGGATGCTGGGGACCGCGCGGGGCACCGGCTACGGGTACTCGCTGTACGAATTCGGCATCTACGGCTGA
- a CDS encoding class F sortase: protein MAAEKTPSPHPDPSHHQPQTSSKKRAPLHRALLWPAVAVAAGGLLLFNSLGTPADDAKSLPRPAAAVSAAPPTATPTAVAPLPPSDPTRLSIPAIAVNAPFTPLDIGESGALNPPPVDNTNMVGWYRGGATPGERGAAIVAGHVDTKTGPAVFLLLRDLKPGSYVNVTRQDGTVASFKVDSVETFSKADFPNDRVYGDTPDAQLRVITCGGAYDRGAQDYEDNVVVFAHLDSVKQK, encoded by the coding sequence ATGGCCGCCGAGAAGACTCCCTCGCCCCACCCGGATCCCTCGCACCACCAGCCTCAGACGTCATCGAAGAAGCGAGCGCCGCTGCACCGCGCGCTGCTGTGGCCCGCCGTGGCCGTGGCGGCGGGTGGGCTGCTGCTCTTCAACTCCCTCGGTACCCCGGCCGACGACGCCAAGTCGCTGCCCCGGCCCGCGGCTGCCGTGTCGGCCGCGCCCCCGACGGCGACCCCCACCGCGGTGGCCCCGCTGCCACCCTCCGACCCGACGCGGCTCTCGATCCCGGCCATCGCCGTCAACGCGCCCTTCACGCCACTGGACATCGGCGAGTCCGGTGCGCTGAACCCGCCGCCCGTCGACAACACCAACATGGTCGGCTGGTACCGGGGCGGCGCCACCCCCGGCGAGCGCGGCGCGGCGATCGTCGCGGGCCACGTCGACACCAAGACCGGCCCGGCCGTGTTCCTGCTGCTCCGCGACCTGAAGCCGGGGAGCTACGTGAACGTCACCCGGCAGGACGGGACCGTCGCCAGCTTCAAGGTCGACTCGGTCGAGACCTTCAGCAAGGCGGACTTCCCGAACGACCGCGTCTACGGCGACACCCCCGACGCCCAGCTGCGGGTGATCACCTGCGGTGGCGCGTACGACAGAGGTGCCCAGGACTACGAGGACAACGTCGTGGTCTTCGCCCACCTCGACTCGGTGAAGCAGAAGTAG
- a CDS encoding DUF1996 domain-containing protein, producing MPRRSRTLTGLLLFTSLALTTVGIGGVAMTANASTGAPAPHAVHAATGMAGMPGMGVSTKASGDDPDGDGYIMADPPVTGVVPSTDDPPHRYFHEFQAKCSPNHTAPDDPIVFPGQPGKSHDHTFMGNTGTDANTTTASLDQGDTTCLAPGDKSAYWMPSLYNGTEKILPVGPQTIYYKSGVTDYTSVRPFPKGLRFLVGNPMQTEDEFKNLKGTVEGWECGTQYHNFDFPVSCPDTEDTQLNIRLQAPSCWDGIHLDTPDHKSHMAYPVASGNNYNGCPADHPVALPMIEFKMAWPVNGDMSQVKLASGAGFSFHYDFFDGWDAATLQALVTHCVNGGLQCDARGYDETNPDAGAALDENYELP from the coding sequence ATGCCACGGAGATCGAGAACGCTCACCGGACTGCTTCTGTTCACCTCGCTGGCGCTGACCACGGTCGGCATCGGCGGTGTCGCCATGACGGCGAACGCTTCCACCGGGGCGCCCGCCCCGCACGCTGTGCACGCCGCGACCGGCATGGCTGGAATGCCTGGAATGGGGGTGTCCACCAAGGCGTCCGGCGACGACCCGGACGGGGACGGCTACATCATGGCCGACCCGCCGGTGACCGGCGTCGTGCCGTCGACGGACGATCCGCCGCACCGGTACTTCCACGAGTTCCAGGCGAAGTGCTCCCCGAACCACACCGCACCCGACGACCCGATCGTCTTCCCCGGTCAGCCCGGCAAGTCCCACGACCACACCTTCATGGGCAACACCGGCACGGACGCGAACACCACCACGGCCTCACTCGATCAGGGCGACACCACGTGTCTGGCGCCCGGTGACAAGTCGGCGTACTGGATGCCGAGCCTCTACAACGGGACCGAGAAGATCCTCCCCGTCGGCCCGCAGACGATCTACTACAAGTCGGGGGTCACCGACTACACCAGCGTCCGGCCGTTCCCCAAGGGGCTGCGGTTCCTCGTCGGCAACCCCATGCAGACCGAGGACGAGTTCAAGAACCTCAAGGGCACGGTCGAGGGCTGGGAGTGCGGGACGCAGTACCACAACTTCGACTTCCCGGTGAGCTGCCCGGACACCGAGGACACGCAGCTCAACATCCGGCTACAGGCGCCCAGTTGCTGGGACGGGATCCACCTGGACACCCCGGACCACAAGAGCCACATGGCGTACCCGGTGGCCTCGGGCAACAACTACAACGGCTGCCCGGCGGACCACCCGGTCGCGCTGCCGATGATCGAGTTCAAGATGGCCTGGCCCGTCAACGGGGACATGTCGCAGGTGAAGCTGGCCAGCGGAGCCGGTTTCTCGTTCCACTACGACTTCTTCGACGGGTGGGACGCGGCCACGCTCCAGGCCCTGGTCACGCACTGCGTCAACGGCGGTCTGCAGTGCGACGCGCGGGGCTACGACGAGACCAACCCGGACGCGGGCGCCGCACTCGACGAGAACTACGAACTCCCTTAG
- a CDS encoding YciI family protein — MEFFCYHRDRSASLALRHELLEEHWSYMDQYDAEMIARGPTLTSDREVPTGSLHIVDLPDVAAARAFAFDEPGYQAGVYRDVMLRRWRNLLGRTMWDFPGGHTEGNRYLVMGLGASEPADVVSLADLADLDVLPDRDELIAYGPLLSDDGATWLGTAVLVRAPDRDRARAVLPADRYAHIEVHDWQFGGRS; from the coding sequence ATGGAGTTCTTCTGCTACCACCGCGACCGCTCCGCCTCACTCGCGCTGCGTCATGAACTGCTGGAGGAGCACTGGTCGTACATGGACCAGTACGACGCGGAGATGATCGCCCGTGGTCCGACCCTCACCAGCGACCGCGAAGTGCCCACCGGCAGCCTGCACATCGTCGACCTGCCGGATGTCGCCGCCGCCCGTGCGTTCGCCTTCGACGAGCCCGGTTACCAGGCGGGCGTGTACCGCGATGTGATGCTGCGCCGGTGGCGCAATCTGCTCGGCCGAACCATGTGGGACTTCCCCGGCGGACACACCGAGGGCAACCGGTACCTGGTGATGGGACTCGGCGCGAGCGAGCCCGCCGATGTCGTCAGCCTCGCTGACCTCGCTGACCTCGATGTGCTGCCGGATCGGGACGAGTTGATCGCGTACGGGCCGCTGCTGTCCGACGACGGTGCCACCTGGCTCGGTACGGCGGTGCTGGTACGGGCCCCGGACCGGGACCGGGCGCGGGCCGTCCTGCCTGCGGACCGGTACGCCCACATCGAGGTGCACGACTGGCAGTTCGGCGGCCGTTCGTGA
- a CDS encoding amidohydrolase family protein, which translates to MSEEPRSGQKDSADHAAAHREPSGTPVDVTPDSGTPGDVTPDSGTPGGESERAQVAAFRSALGLESLIDVHTHFMPERVLAKVWAYFDAAGPLVGRAWPITYREEEERRIELLRGFGVRAFTSMLYPHKPGMARWLNDWAADFAARVPDCLHTATFFAEPGASDDVRHALDQGARVFKCHLQVGGYDPNDPLLDDVWGQLADSGTPVVTHCGSGPVPGAFTGPGPIGELLKRHPRLRLVVAHLGMPEYEGFLDLAERHEDVMLDTTMAFTPFVEASDPFPPAALPRLAALRDRVLLGTDFPNIPYSYADALHALERTGLGDDWLRAVCHDNAARLFGL; encoded by the coding sequence ATGTCCGAGGAGCCGAGGTCGGGTCAGAAGGACAGCGCCGATCACGCGGCAGCACACCGCGAGCCGTCCGGAACGCCGGTCGACGTGACGCCGGACAGCGGGACGCCGGGCGACGTGACGCCGGACAGCGGGACGCCGGGCGGTGAGAGCGAACGGGCCCAGGTGGCCGCGTTCCGGAGCGCGCTGGGGCTGGAGTCGCTCATCGACGTCCACACCCACTTCATGCCCGAGCGGGTACTGGCGAAGGTGTGGGCGTATTTCGACGCGGCCGGGCCGCTCGTGGGCCGGGCCTGGCCGATCACGTACCGGGAAGAGGAGGAGCGCCGCATCGAGCTGCTGCGCGGCTTCGGGGTCCGGGCGTTCACGTCCATGCTCTACCCGCACAAGCCGGGCATGGCCCGGTGGCTCAACGACTGGGCCGCCGACTTCGCCGCGCGGGTGCCGGACTGTCTGCACACGGCCACGTTCTTCGCCGAACCGGGCGCCTCCGACGACGTACGGCACGCACTGGACCAGGGCGCGCGGGTCTTCAAGTGCCACCTCCAGGTCGGCGGCTACGACCCCAACGACCCGTTGCTCGACGACGTCTGGGGACAGCTGGCCGACAGCGGGACACCGGTGGTGACGCACTGCGGTTCCGGGCCGGTGCCCGGCGCCTTCACCGGCCCGGGGCCGATCGGCGAGCTGCTCAAGCGGCACCCACGGCTGCGGCTGGTCGTCGCCCACCTCGGGATGCCCGAGTACGAGGGCTTCCTCGACCTCGCCGAACGCCACGAGGACGTCATGCTGGACACCACCATGGCGTTCACCCCGTTCGTCGAGGCATCGGACCCGTTCCCCCCGGCGGCGCTCCCCCGGCTGGCCGCCCTGCGGGACCGCGTGCTGCTCGGCACGGACTTCCCCAACATCCCCTACTCGTACGCCGATGCCCTGCACGCGCTGGAACGCACCGGGCTGGGCGACGACTGGCTGCGCGCGGTCTGCCACGACAACGCGGCCCGCTTGTTCGGTCTGTGA
- a CDS encoding erythromycin esterase family protein, with product MIGNRTRLVAAAIALAATLAPATAAYASSPAAPVSGPTHTQPQTQTQTPVGALDRIAHPLRSAEPGTGTADLRALGVTVGDAKVVGVGEATHGSHEFFALKDRLFRYLVEKKGFTTFALEISWSAGLQIDDYVQHGSAGGGADTGGDDARQVVHEVMAGSPWDREEFVTLVRWMRDHNRQHPDRPVHFMGDDIGAPRLDGRVFDAVTDYVGRTHPESLPRLNELLTGLRPLDDAIGYLNRPLAERQQNAARAQQMLDLVEQQGRPGDDSFDFALQNARNIAQTYTFLAVDPGNQESLTAMERYRDQVMAETTEWWQRRTGDRILLSAHDDHVGYVSSDPTTYPKTQGSFLHDSLGADYLALGTTFDQGSFLSKDQALGGDWKKFTVGPAGPGSNEYTLDQVRYRDYYADLRKLPAASRSWLDVARPTCLVGTEFPNAETPELAIGKAYDVLVHLHTVREATELPAG from the coding sequence ATGATCGGCAACAGGACGCGGCTCGTGGCAGCGGCTATCGCCCTGGCCGCGACGCTGGCCCCGGCGACGGCCGCGTACGCGTCGTCACCGGCGGCGCCCGTATCGGGCCCGACGCACACCCAGCCCCAGACCCAGACGCAGACCCCGGTCGGCGCGCTGGACCGGATCGCCCACCCGCTGCGGTCGGCCGAGCCGGGCACCGGCACGGCCGACCTGCGCGCCCTCGGGGTGACGGTCGGCGACGCCAAGGTGGTCGGTGTGGGGGAGGCCACGCACGGCTCGCACGAGTTCTTCGCGCTGAAGGACCGGCTGTTCCGCTACCTCGTCGAGAAGAAGGGATTCACCACCTTCGCCCTGGAGATCAGCTGGTCGGCGGGGCTACAGATCGACGACTACGTCCAGCACGGCAGTGCCGGCGGCGGCGCTGACACCGGAGGCGACGACGCCCGGCAGGTCGTGCACGAGGTGATGGCCGGGTCTCCCTGGGACCGCGAGGAGTTCGTGACCCTCGTGCGGTGGATGCGCGACCACAACCGCCAACACCCCGACCGTCCCGTCCACTTCATGGGTGACGACATCGGCGCCCCCAGGCTCGACGGGCGCGTCTTCGACGCGGTCACCGACTACGTCGGGCGGACCCACCCGGAGTCCCTGCCGCGCCTGAACGAACTCCTCACCGGCCTGCGCCCGCTCGACGACGCCATCGGCTACCTGAACCGTCCGCTCGCGGAACGCCAACAGAACGCGGCCAGGGCACAGCAGATGCTCGACCTGGTGGAACAGCAGGGGCGTCCCGGTGATGACAGCTTCGACTTCGCCCTGCAGAACGCCCGCAACATCGCCCAGACCTACACCTTCCTCGCCGTCGACCCGGGCAACCAGGAGTCGTTGACCGCCATGGAGCGCTACCGCGACCAGGTGATGGCCGAGACCACGGAATGGTGGCAGCGGCGCACCGGCGACAGGATCCTGCTGTCGGCCCACGACGACCACGTCGGCTATGTCAGCTCCGACCCGACGACGTACCCGAAGACCCAGGGCTCGTTCCTCCACGACAGCCTGGGTGCGGACTACCTCGCCCTCGGCACCACCTTCGACCAGGGCTCCTTCCTCTCCAAGGACCAGGCCCTCGGCGGCGACTGGAAGAAGTTCACCGTCGGTCCGGCCGGACCCGGCTCGAACGAGTACACGCTCGACCAGGTCCGGTACCGGGACTACTACGCGGACCTGCGCAAGCTCCCTGCTGCCAGCCGCAGTTGGCTGGACGTCGCGCGCCCGACCTGCCTCGTCGGTACGGAGTTCCCGAACGCGGAGACGCCCGAGCTGGCCATCGGCAAGGCGTACGACGTCCTGGTCCACCTCCACACCGTCCGGGAGGCGACCGAACTGCCGGCCGGGTAA
- a CDS encoding cysteine hydrolase family protein, protein MTTALIIGDIQQGITSNYPFARRVVPPLTELLPRARAAGALVVFVHFALRSNGTDLPPDNALFRTFHEAGDTFHEGSAGTEIALPVADEDVVVVKRRASAFAGTDLDLVLRASGVTSLVIAGVATSAMVAATCYDAADRGYQVTVLRDGCADGDAAMHDFFMDAVFPSRGFEVMPCAGWYGDQG, encoded by the coding sequence GTGACCACTGCACTGATCATCGGCGACATCCAGCAGGGCATCACGAGCAACTACCCGTTCGCCAGGCGCGTCGTGCCGCCGCTCACCGAACTGCTGCCGCGTGCCCGCGCGGCCGGTGCGCTCGTGGTGTTCGTGCACTTCGCCTTGCGGAGCAACGGCACCGACCTGCCGCCGGACAACGCACTCTTCAGGACGTTCCACGAAGCCGGGGACACCTTCCATGAGGGATCGGCCGGGACCGAGATCGCTCTGCCGGTCGCCGACGAGGACGTCGTCGTGGTGAAGCGCCGGGCCAGCGCGTTCGCGGGTACGGATCTCGACCTCGTACTCCGCGCGAGCGGCGTCACCTCTCTCGTGATCGCCGGAGTCGCGACCAGCGCGATGGTGGCTGCGACGTGCTACGACGCGGCGGACCGTGGCTACCAGGTGACCGTGCTGCGTGACGGGTGCGCCGACGGTGACGCGGCGATGCACGACTTCTTCATGGATGCCGTCTTCCCCAGCCGGGGATTTGAGGTCATGCCCTGCGCCGGTTGGTACGGAGACCAGGGCTGA